The Malus domestica chromosome 10, GDT2T_hap1 nucleotide sequence tttctccagtTAAAGGGCTTATAACTCTATTAGTTTCCTTGCTTTAATTTCCTCGTCTGTATTGGCGGGCTTAGCTTCGGCTTTTCTTATCATGTGGGTCTTTTCTTGGACTTACAATTGCATTTCTGCTCTGGCTTGGTTAATAAACTATCTTTagaatgaataaaaaaatttgttttatttaccCATAATTCGTTGAAAATGCTCCACAAACAAGTGTAAGGAAAACTATCGTTTTGATTGATAATAGAATGAAAATATAACCGAAATACAATATTAAAAGTTGTTTAAATAGTTTCATGAAACCCTAactaaaggaaataaaaattaaaatatgccTTGACCCACTAATGTCATTATACGACCGAaattcatcatatatcgtggCAAAACAACAAGTCTGATTCATCTCATCGTTCCCTGTCCGTAAAAGTATATTGGATAGAAAACGAACTctaaaaactctaaaacactattCACCACAAAAAACACTATTCGTGTAGAAACTCGCTGTTACGAGCTACTCTTCTAGTCCTACATCACGTTGTCATTCAAtccgttgttttttttttctttttttttctttcaatttgcaTTACGTGCACTGCATTTAACCAATTTTTAATGGCATTATAGTTAGAAGGGACTCCGGCATCATTATTCTTTGGATCACCATCCTGAAAAGCCCCCAAAAGTCCAAGAGTCCCCACAAATAAAAGTGTATTTAGGGTTTCAAATATATTCAGACTCTAATACATATACAAAAGATACATTTACTTAATATACAAGGAAAAAATAAATCTAGGAGATCCTAATCTCACAAATGTAAACCGTTTGACTCACGTCAACATGTGCATTTTCTCGAAAGGACTTCAATTTCTGTTTTGAACGTAAAAGATGTCCAACTCAAATAAAAGTAGTCGTAGATTTCAACTGGGAATTCGTAAGCATCATAGTCACAGTAATAATTTAGGGTGACAATACGAGAAGTCGTAATTATAAAAGCAATATCTTCAGCTGCAGCAGCAGCAAATTCATAGTCTTTAACGGAATCATTCAGAAACATATCATTCTCCATCTGTATTGTAACCAAACAAGCTAGTTCTTAGTATCCTGAAAAGTAAACAGATTGAAAAATAGCCAACCACTCGATCGAAAACATAATCTATGTAGTCACCTTTCCACGATTGAAGTAGAACACTTCACAGTCGTATGATCTGTAAAGCATTCACTACAAAAAGTTCAGCAGATGGACGGTCTCCTAATCAAACTCGCTGTCGGTCAATCGAATTTTAGTAAAATCATCATAGACACCATTCTCATCTGCGAAGCATCAATGCCCATCATAGCAATCATAGTCATCATACCAGTAATCACCAGAAAACCCATATGCTCCCATATCATAACCATGTGGTCCATAAGAATATGATGTAGCAAGAAATTCATAGTCGTCAATGGAATCATTTGGGAGCAGCAAATTTTGAATGCGTTCAACACATCTTTTTCCCAAATCTCCGCTCAGATCAAGATTCAAACAATGGCGCAAATCCAGCGACTCAAGATGTGGACAACAATCAACAATTTCTTTCAATCCCTCATTAGTCAGTTGATTCCCGAAAagttggaggtggtgcaaatcATGCATCCCTCCAGCGCTAGCAACCGAATCGCAATCTGTTATGTGACAAGGAACATTGTCAAACTTATTCAACTCATCGTCtctgtaacatcccatatcgcccaggggagtgatccttaaatgtatattctcatccctacctagcacgaggctttttgggagctcactagcttcggattctgtaggaactccaaagttaagcgagaaggaggccagagcactcccaggatgggtaacccactgggaagttgctcgtgagttcctaaaaactaaatcgtgagggaatggtaagcccaaagcgccCCCCAAGTTCGGGGTGGGGgggccaattttttttatacatcctgtatataaaatataaataaagaaaatgtaaGAAACATCACAATTAGCTCGTTGGTGCAGTGGAAACGGTTTCACTCTGTTTGTATTGGGGTGGGCAGTTTGAAACACCTTGTAGGCAttagtttttgctttttttaaatctttgaaattaaagataaattactctttaaaatttttaaaattacaaGAATCAAAAGGAGTTAAAATAATTCAacaaatattaattttgaatgaatttaaaattttcaactttagaaaaaaaaataacaaaacctcATGTTAGTGGGAGGTTTATGTTtaaattcttatttattttcaaaaatattttaaataaaaattctataaatagaaaaaacttgagtttcttaaataaaaaacatacaaaGGCCTACGTGTGTGACAAGAAGCTAGTGAAATTAATGGCCTCAATCTGtccaaatgcattttttttttcttttgcttttgaaaataacctaaaaaaaataacaaaaaccagAATAATCATAACTTTgtaatcatttttctttcaacttcccAGTCTTTCTATTTCTATTGAATGTTTAAGCAACTATAACTTGGTCCTGAAGATTGTAATTTGAGGTAACCATaactttgaatttaaattttcttttcaataatttatttttaaactagGTTATTCTAAAATTTGATTCGCTAGTGTGTGTTGATTCTAGAAAGAACACAAGAGAACTACTTGGCGTtgttaaattattatattcgtcaatcaagttttattattttttactctCTTGATCATAAAATTGTATTGctcttcactctcaatcttgactgcaaacacttagtgcatTTGCGTCTAAAGACATGTGACATATATATTAAGTAATGTTAgtatatcttttttcttttgatattaatttttattgatattCGATGAAGAAATAGACTTTTTATGTAATTAGTGAATTCTTTTTACTACATACCAATATACAAAGAGTCGGAGGTCCGAGAACTTTAGGGCCCCAATTTGAAGACTCGCCTAGGGCTCCCAAATTCTTAAGGTCGGGCCTGACCACTGGGCATTCATTTTGAATGACTTCAAAAGCTGGAAAGCCCCCGACCACTTCCATTGAATCCCTTGAGAGTCTGCTTAATGAAACCTCAAGCTCCTCTAACAGAGGAAGATTTGGAGCCACTTTACTCAATCCTTCATCTGATAAGTCCCAGCAACACATGAGTCGCAAGCATATGATGCCACGACAACtattgaaattttttagattAGTTAGTTACTTAGACGCACAAAAACAGTACACCCAAAAACAATTTCTACATCGACATATTTAGTCGAAAGGAAATTTCAACATTTTTGTACCAGAAAAGAACACATGATCATGAAACAATTGACAATCTAAAGGGGCTACTGGGCCCTGAGAACACCATCATGAGCAGGGCGAGGGTGAGGAGCATGTTGGCCTTGGCCGGGGGGCCGAAGAGCAAACTAACCACCACGACCACTATGGAAGGGACCACGACCACCACGAGTAGCGCCACCACCACGATGAGGACCGGAACGGCCCCGTCCAACAGCAAGAGCAGTGGGTCCATTTTCGAACACAGTATGGAGCTTTTGACGTCTCTCAGCACCTAAAAGAAGAGCTTCCAGAGCACTGTAAGAAATAGCCTCATCCCGTGCTTGTGCAAAAGTAACGGTGCTTTCAAACGCAGGGCCAacattatttaaaattatagcAACAAGATCAGAATCAGAGACTAGagaactagagagagagagtatcaGCAAGACAATTGATACGGTCAAGAAAATCAGCAATAGGTGAATCACCACGATGGGTACTCATAAGCTCACTACGTAGTTGTAGTAGACGACCAGTAGATTGAGAAGCATATTGTTCACGTAAGCAAGTCGATGCAGAATATGAACTTGTCTTACCAATGAGAGAAGCAAGAACAGTAGGATGAGCGGAACTGTTGATCCACAAAAGCACCATGGCATCTTGCTGAATCCATGCATCCAATGCAGAATTAACGTCATCAGTGAGTGTGCCTTTATCATCCTGCAAGAAAGCAGGAGGACATTTGTTGGTTCCATCGACAAAAAACACCAGATTCCGACTTCGAAGCAAGGGCAACATCTGAGCATGCCATAAGGGATAGTTGGTACGGTCTAACTTTATAGTGAGAAAGTTGGAAGCAttagaaagagaggagagaacaGTGGGGTTGGAGGGACTAGAACTCGACgccattgaaaaaaaattaaagctttTAGTCGTTAGACTTTCAGCTCTGAGATACCATAAAAGAGATTTGAAACTGAAAATATAGGACTCGAATTGTATAAGCTCAACTTGATACTGAGTGAGTGTTCGTTcattcattcatatatatataggattaCAATGGATCAGTTTGTTACATTGAAGAgataaatacaaatatttgaaaGTATATCAGATAGGAGAAAGTTGTGTGGCTGATGGACTGTGGCgcttaggggtgggcacttagaaccgaaaaccgaaaccgaaacacgaaccaaattgAACCGCACCGAACAgtttggttttgtggttttggaacAGTTTcagttttgaaaccgaaccgcaacatagaaaacggtttggtttcggttttggcttttgaaaaccgcacTGAAATTGAACCGCACctcaaatattaataaacatttaattaaatgtccatattaaatttcatgttttaattggttgtttaTTAGAATCCATGCACTTAGTATGGACACAACCACACTaaaatatcatcattcatcagtttctttcgttcattaacttgaaggatctttgttattttataccatcacacacacacacatatatgtacaagggtggaataatcttgttatcaagagtcgaacaatgatctaatgaagtccactcatttgaagcataATATCGCATATTCTAGTATGAAAGTTTCGCTCATGTTTAATGAATTCAATgttattcaacttgttttatgtTATACCTTGTACGGGACACccttttgttgcacaaacatattttaacatcacaactgcatgcaacatgctaattgtttatataACAAATGTTTTTTTCTATTGCTAGCTACTAggaaatgcttattaatatgttaaattgcaaattgtacattttttcttaaaaaccaaaccgaaaccgtttgaaaccgcaccgaatcgaaccaaacggtttgatTTCATcttggttttggcttcaaaaccgcaccaaaccaaaccgcaaaaaattttgatttcggttttggtttcactcaaaaccgcaccgaaccaaactATGCCCACCCTTAGTGGCGCTTCAATGTTGGAGATGAACTCAAACTCGACGAGGGAGAGTCCGTTTGAATGTGTGCTGACTGAGGAATATCTGAAGTGGGCTTATCACTGTATTCATGTGATCTTTTGGGGCGCGTTTGGGACTGCTTATCTGCTCATAACACTTCTACTAATAGTTCTTTTATTAAAAAGAAGTAAAAAGTTTGTACTTCCTGAATaagctcaaaaaggtgtttcTCTCTTCTAATAAGCAAAACTCAAAAGCAGTTTTATGATTTTCTGCCAAACAAAATATAAAGTGCTTTTTCCAAAAGCAATTCCAGTCCACCAGTAAaagtcttttttatttatttatatttggaTTAATATGAGTAAATTATGGATCCAGGTTGAACAACTCAGTAAATACACAAGCATATGTATTTTACAAATTATCACAAACCCAACTTATTAAGTTAGAGAAATTGAAAGCCTTTCAAAAACTTGGGAAATTACCATAGCAAAACATATATCTCACCAACCAAACATTTAACAAGCaacgaaaattaataaaatacttaTCAGTGATATCCTTAAGGAGATCATCGGTGCCGAAGTGTTCGACATTAATATAGACCAGAGTACCGCAGCTGCGATCAACGGCAAGGCGGCACATCTTCTCCAAGTTGTACGGCATCTCATCGAGATCACCGTCATTGTGCATGTCGATGGTGCGACACATGAGAGGCTGGTTCTTGCAGATGTTGCGCCAAGCCATACACACCCTCTGAACGCTCTCCAAAATCTCGATAGCTCCCAGTGGAGACAGTATCAAAACGGTGACGTCCTTTGGAAGTTCCAACCAGTTCCGCCTTTTGCCTCCGGCGGTTCTGGATTTGGATTTAAAATTAAGGCGGAGGATTTTCTTGTCTTTTGCTGTTATGATCCTATATGTCGATCACAATTAGTGATGTAATAGCAGACTAAATATGAGTATTAGGGAGTGATTAGTTATTGTCAGCTGGCAATTTGTTTTAGTGGAAACTTATATATAAGCTCATGCTTTGGATGTAAAAGTTAGATGAGAATTCACACAAaagaaatataaacaaaaacaattcaagagctctgctctctctctcttccttccctcCCCATCTCTATCCTCTATGTTACTTGCAGGTTGATTAAGGGCCTAGAGATTTGGATCTTATCACTTGCCCATCAGGTTTTTCTGCTGTTTTGGTTGCTAGTAAAGTTTGGAATGGTAAAGTAAAGCTGCTGAAGTTTTCTCTCATAATTTCATATATTCATAGCAGATAGTGTCGAAAAGCAGTTCAAAAAGGTAAACGACAAAATTTCACCAATGGTCTTATATTCAGAAAGACTAATATTCAAAACTTTTGTAAATTAATCAGGATCTTTATTTTTGGATTAAATGTGCAATGAACCTTTAACTTTATCCCGAGTTTAATTTTGGTATCTAAACTTTTATATTAGCCTAGAAAGTTTCAAAATAGGGGAATTCTCGGGAAAAATTTTCAAGATTTGCGTAGTATGTGAAAACAAGTTTTTACATACTGTTTTATTGTTGAATGTAAGCTGTTTTGCAGCCTTGAGGTTTCGAAGACAAGACCAGAAAAGGGTTTAAGTTTTACAACGGCTAGTTTTGTTTGAGTTCTAACGGCTAGTTTTTGGACGTGTAGTATGTAGAATTCTAGTCACTTAGAACAAATGTAAGGCTAGGATAAGAACAAGTGAAGGGCTGAGGTTAACAGGTCCAGCTGTTGCCTCCGAGGTAGTGTACCTCTGCAATTCTTGCAGATAAGAATGTTTGTCCGACGATTATGTTTCTATGAATGAAATAACAGTGCAGCAGCAATGTTTTGCTCACTGAAATTCTAGCCAAAAttcccttgttttgtttttgtcttgcATCACAACTTCTGTCTAAAAAATCTGAACtttaacatttattttttcGTAGAAAGTTTCAGAAAGTGTTACGAGTATTTTAGCCATTAGATTTGATTTATACAACTGTTTagatcttttattttcaatttcattcattcatttCCTTATCATTCAATACTACGTGGTACTGAAGAAATTTCCCTAGTGTTGGTCAAACTCAaagttagggttagggttaagcAATCTGAGGCTCCAACTTGTATTTGCGCCGAACCCTGACTTTATATAAACGAATAGATATCTTATAAGTATACTTTTTTGTATTTGTGATTAGGTACATCTGTTATGTGGATCTGTTTATGCCAAAAGAAGAGGTAGAATACAAATTGCGGCGTTAATGGTGCTCAACTTCACATGTATGGGATGTGATTGGGAGATATGATTCCATTATTGGTCAAGAAGGCACGACTAGGGTACAGATATGGTAACATGCTTTTGGGTGGactctttttattattattattattactattattcatattctccctctctctcgctAAACCACAAAATACGTCAGTTATAATTAGGTATCAAATTCGTTATTCATGCGATTTAAAACTAACCCATATTACTTACAAGTAGAAAAAAGTACCACTAAGACTGTAATGTTAATTACATTTAATTATTCTCGAGTCCAAGATCTGCTTTTCTTTTGTACAATCTGTTTGGGTTCTGTTTATTTttctagtttttagtttttctgCATGCAAATTAGCTAGAGAGAGGAAGGGAGCTGATTCTCGTTTATGCAGGTGCAAACAAtaacaaaaggaaaactaattaacTTGACTGCATGGGAAGTGGGAACTACTCCACCCATTTTTTGTGTGATAAGAAGTCAAAGCATCCAATGGCCAAAGAAAATGTCAAACCGTCACCGATAATTCCGCATGATTTACAACCAAGAACCAACAATTCTCCCAACGCCAAAACCAACGAATCGTATCGAATAATAATATTACAGACAGCTTTTGAGGAACGTCAAACAAACAGAAGAAGGAAGGTTTTGCTTTCCAACAGctagagaggagagagagagtgcacaAGCAGTCTCTCTTTTTGGATCTCTCGAAatattttatgttgttagtAAATTATTAGGGCATAATTTTAATCACAACAAACACTAAACAAccttttgattaattaattaattacttctTCTGTTTGATCTTTGAATTATCCTCCACTGTATCATATAGATTCATACTTACATCTTGTATAGTCTGTAGCTTCATTCCGTTCCCCCTGAGGATCGAAGGATCGGTTTTTATCGTGTTTATCTGGTTGAATATGAACCCGATTCGAGCATTTTCATCTCCTGCAGAGTTGCCAGCTTCTTCCACAGCTTCTAAAGAACGCCCAGAAGATCATAGTTTTGATGGTAatctatacatacatacaccttatatgtataattatatgtatgtatgtatatgcagAAGATTGTTGCTGAAGAAATCTTAAATTTTCAATGCTTGTATTTTCTAATCATGAAAACTAAATCACTGCAAAATGACATGTATTGTGTGTTTTTCTAATTTCTGAATTAAGACAACAATTTTTCCTATCTCATTCTTTTGTGAAAAAATCACAATAAAACTTTTGCAAAAAGGATGCAATATGAACTGATTTCTGCGTAATCTTTTTGTTCTTTGGTTAGGCATTGCCACCAATGTGAAGTTATTATTAAAGCTAATCCAAGAGCAAAATGAGGCCTGCACAAAAGACAATGATGACAGGAAGATGCAAAGGGTGGCGGGAATGATGACGATAATTGATGATGTTAAAACCCGGATTCAGAAATCTCAAACCGTTAAGAGGAGAGCAGAGCTCCGGCGATGCAATACAGATCTTAGGCCAAATGTTCCAAGGGACAAAAGGCCTCCGGAGCCAGTAATTGATGAGAAAGAAAGGTTGAGAAGACAGCTTAGCGCAAGCTTGGCAGCGCGAAAGAGCCTAGAAATAATGTGTTCAGGCTTGGGAAAGGAGAACGAGATTATTGCATCGGAGCTTGCGAGAAAGGTTCATGAATTGACTGGGATGGAGGAACATATCAATGATCTTCGAGCGCAAAATGAGATGCTGTTGGCAAAAGTACAAGCTTGTGCAGCAGAGCACAAGGAGAAGAGGTGTGCCGGTGGTGGGGTAGAGATTCATGGGAATGCAGCACTCCAGGAGCGAAACAAGGCACTTTCGGAGCAACTTCTTAAGTCCCTTGATGGGTGTAGATCCTTAAAGAGAAAGATCAAAGACGCACAAAAGGAAAACAATGGGATGCACTCGACCATGGAGGAGATGGGGGTGGAAGTTCAAGAAGGCCTAGAACGAATACGCGCACTCAAGCAAAAGATTGCCACAAGCAATGAGCAAGCAGCAGATATTGAAGAGGAGATCTCAGCATTGGAGCATCTGTTTGAGAGCTTCAGTATGAAGATTTCGAAGCATGGGTCGAAGAAAGGTGAAAGTGCAAAACACAACACTGAGATCGACACTACTTAATTCGCCTCCTGTTGCATGAGAACAAAGGGTGACTAGAAACCAGAAATGCCTGGTCTCTCTACTTTTGCAGTTTTGTCAGTCTGTCTTTCGGTTGCCAAGACACGAAAACAACTAAAATTCTTCGAGTTTATATAATAAACGAGGAAGCAGTTCTAATGTGTCAGAAGTAGAAGTGATTTAGTGATGTTGCATATTTGTTGTTCATGTGCATTTGACTAGTTCAGGTTTCTAGGTTGCATCTACCATGGCCCGAAAGAGTTGTATAATTCTGAGTTTTCTTCTCGTTTCGTTGTTCATCCTGGATAACAATAGTTGATAATGAAGAGATGTATATTTGAATCTGTGTGGAATCgcttattaattttaattctcgCATTCTTTTGTGAAGAAGAGTTTCGGTAACTAGTCAGCAGCTGCATCACACAATTTAACTGCTCAGCACAGATTTGATTCAAGAAATTCCCAAAACTTGGAGTTGTACATTGAAAGGATTAAAAACCACAATTGATTGGAAGCAACGAAGAATTACATAATCATTTATGTTTACGGTTTTGAAATAAGAAACTGGATCTGGAGAAGTTCTAAACATGTACACAACTTCTGCAGTATGTATACTATTTGGAATCAGAGAGATTTTGTAACTTGCAGGCAGCAATGGAGTTCAATACCCATGAGTTGCTTGCTACCTTGGCTCCAGTGGAGGTGGCCAAAGCCTTCGCATCAGCCTGCCTAGTGTTGAAAATTGTACTCTTCTTGCTGCAATGACATTGGTCAGGTAGCTCGAGGCTGTAAATTATGAAGGTTTGACATTTGGGGGAACCGGCTGACAAGGCTTTCGGGCCCTCTGGAACAGGTTTTCTTTGCAAAATCGTTCCTCCAGCAGCTATTACAAGGTCTTGTAAATACCCCTTGTATGAAGGTATGAAGTCTCCCATGAAGTAAAACTTGAACCCCTCAAAAAGTTTTGGTTGCTGCATCCAAAAACAGTTTGTTAAAATTAAGTGTGTAACCTATTTATGTACTGAACAAGATTAACAATGCATATGGTGAAGCCATGAAAATCTTAAGTTTTCGTGATGATAGTTAAACTTGAGGAAAAGCTAACCTTGTTCTGCAGCCTTAGTCTACCAAGTCGAGGACCATCCCTGATTCCATAAATGTCAACGTTGATTTCATAAGGCTCCTCATCAACTAGTTTCATTGCTTCTGTGCAAGCATTAATCCCTGCACAAACAGACGGACAAACACATCTTTGATCCACTCTACGAACTGAAAGCGAGATCTTGCAAAACAATTATCAGTAATGTGAACATGTAAATCAATATCTCATTTCAGCTTCTGTAGTCCATTACAATTGTAAAGTCCAAGTACTTGAGGGAGAACATTTAAAACAGAAACAGTAATACTCACACTCCACACTCAGAATCCACTTCCCCTCCAAGATACCCATCAAAACTTTGAGGGTTCTTCTGCATGCTCCATTTTCATCTGTCGATGCAATAATATGTGTAACACTAGAATCCCAATTCTTCAAAACCGTAAGTCCAGATAATCTTTCAAATCCAGAGACAGATTCCTGCAGTTCAAACCAGCAAGGATTAGTGAAATAATTTAGAACATTTTGATtttgaaaagggaaaaaaaagttaaaaaaaaaggaacaaagaAAGCACTCTAAGCAGCTCTTTTACCCTCTCTGCATTTGTGAGAGATGAACAACAAAGAATCAATTTCTTGGACGATCCAcaaaacttctgatctgggggGATATTGCTGTCTTGTTTAGCAGCAACTTTAGGACGTTCAACATTAGGTTGTCTATattgacaaaaagaaaatattaggTTGTCTAtaatagagaaagaaagaggcACAAATGAGAATCTTAGAAAATCTGAGTTTGCATGAGGTAAACTTTAGATATTCGAGGATAAGTTGTACGTACTTTCTAggattcttcttcctccttgcttGAGATCCAGGGCTTTCATTTGGCAAATTGGAGGAGGCATGAATGGGGCATAACATAACAAAGTTATCCTGATTCAACACAATGGGAATTAGAATACAGCATGGATAATGAAAACATTAAATGGAAATAGCACTTCTTTTTGTTATACATACAGTATCCCAGCGACATTGAGGCATCAGCTTTGCACAGGTAACATGAAAGCTCCTACGACAACTCTTCTCACAGCACCCAAGAGCAGCTCCTTTGATTGCGCAGCAAGAACATTTAATTTTACGACTCCTAGTTAATTCAGCTTCAAGATTAATAGCAATATCATCTTCAAAATAGACATTAGGAGCCCTGCATATATTTTTGAGCATTTATAAGATGTGAGTATCTACAGAAAAGtttgtgtaaaaaaaattgtttcagtCCTAAAATTTATTCGGTTAAACACAAGATTAATCatgtttttggttaattttgtaGAATATCGTTTTTTCCTTTGTACCATTCAGCACAGGTCCTGTGTACATGTATAACCTTGAGTCTTCCATCGTGATCCGCAGCAACAGGCTTGCCATTACAATAGTGGACTATCTCTCCAGAAGCCTGTAATTAGAATTTCAATGGTAACAAATGTCAGCTTTGAATTGTAAAGGTAAATTTTATGTGCAGATAGGGTTTCTAAATTATGAGTCATCTAAAAGGATATAAAGGGAAGGGAGTGAGGAAGACCTCTGATTCTTCTGATGAAAGACAGAAAGCACACTGGATATTACTAGGAACAGCTTCACATCTCTTCAAAACCACATTGTTTGTAAATGAAAGAAGCTTCTGCACTGGTGATTGATCAGTTATAACATTATGATTGTCCTTGCTCTTCTCAGCGGTTTCATTTCCATTTTCGTTAACATTCCCATGACCTTCTCCAATCTCAACAGAAGTATCATCCTTTGAGTTGCCATCAGAAGAAGCTTTCAGCTTTTTCTTACTTTTCAGTTCTCGATCACCTGACTTGGCTTTTCTAGCAAGTTTTCTGGATTTATTCCTGGATTCAGAGGCTTTCTGGTTATCATCTGTGGGAAGATTTGTAGGAGACAACTCAGTAGGAGTATCCTTATTTGCTTGCTTCTGTATTTCTGATACATCCTCAAGCATTGTCTTTTTCATGGAGaccatcttttgtttttttgaccTTACTGGGCGGTCAATCTTGTTCTTGTCATTGACCTCCTTATAGATATTTCCAGCCTTCTTACTGGACAGTTCATCACTGCCAGCATTTTTTCCTATTGAAGTAGGTGATTCAGTTACCCTATTTTCATCACCATTAATTCGACTATCAGCTCTGGTAGAGAGGACATGAACATTTTCAGATGTGGGCTTGGTTACAACAGATGAATGTCCCTTCTTACTCCTTTTGCAAGTCTTAGCTAAAGAACCACCGTTATTCTCACATGCTTGTTCTTCATAAAATACCTCAGATCCCTTTGAAGTGACACTAATATTTGTTCCTGGATCTGTATGGCTTGTAGCACATTTTCTTTTCATGAGATTCCTTGTCTTCCTAACTCGCTTGTCAGATTCATTACTAACAACTTCATGACTAACATCTTTAGTTCCAGCAGTGGGAAGATCTGGCAGAAAATCCATATTTCCAttactttttttgtttcttttagaCCTTGCACTTTTTACAGAAAGTTCATCTGATTTCTTGTTTTGTGAGACTTCTTTTGATTCCTTCTCTTGAACTCTATCGTGTTCATCGTCTGCAACCTGCATTTCAATTTCCTTAGATTTTTTGTGCAAATTTGGAGGACTAGACAATAATAGAATTTGTAGAAGGGAGAATTACATATGAGGTAAAAACGAGCTGATACCTGCATCTCAGGACTTGGGAAGAGTTCAGGAGAGCAAGCTCT carries:
- the LOC103435036 gene encoding protein BREAST CANCER SUSCEPTIBILITY 1 homolog isoform X4, yielding MKSGSNCPVCKVPYRRREVRPAPHMDNLVSIYKSMEDDLGINIFVTQNAPPTKSSDGKHHAEDDFSHGFQDRAQKQKTLRGKRSRKTKANLESSGSISIKPSFPNKKRVQVPQSPLSETPTRHEKLEGDLMADRVKQSSKTLKEKPVLNEKGELVLSPFFWLNDKDVENLSQHSSGDQLSDLPSPNVPTFSDIKDSDDENSVRSLPGEVHSTSSNAADLFDSEMFEWTQRACSPELFPSPEMQVADDEHDRVQEKESKEVSQNKKSDELSVKSARSKRNKKSNGNMDFLPDLPTAGTKDVSHEVVSNESDKRVRKTRNLMKRKCATSHTDPGTNISVTSKGSEVFYEEQACENNGGSLAKTCKRSKKGHSSVVTKPTSENVHVLSTRADSRINGDENRVTESPTSIGKNAGSDELSSKKAGNIYKEVNDKNKIDRPVRSKKQKMVSMKKTMLEDVSEIQKQANKDTPTELSPTNLPTDDNQKASESRNKSRKLARKAKSGDRELKSKKKLKASSDGNSKDDTSVEIGEGHGNVNENGNETAEKSKDNHNVITDQSPVQKLLSFTNNVVLKRCEAVPSNIQCAFCLSSEESEASGEIVHYCNGKPVAADHDGRLKVIHVHRTCAEWAPNVYFEDDIAINLEAELTRSRKIKCSCCAIKGAALGCCEKSCRRSFHVTCAKLMPQCRWDTDNFVMLCPIHASSNLPNESPGSQARRKKNPRKQPNVERPKVAAKQDSNIPPDQKFCGSSKKLILCCSSLTNAERESVSGFERLSGLTVLKNWDSSVTHIIASTDENGACRRTLKVLMGILEGKWILSVEWINACTEAMKLVDEEPYEINVDIYGIRDGPRLGRLRLQNKQPKLFEGFKFYFMGDFIPSYKGYLQDLVIAAGGTILQRKPVPEGPKALSAGSPKCQTFIIYSLELPDQCHCSKKSTIFNTRQADAKALATSTGAKVASNSWVLNSIAACKLQNLSDSK
- the LOC103435036 gene encoding protein BREAST CANCER SUSCEPTIBILITY 1 homolog isoform X3 — translated: MKSGSNCPVCKVPYRRREVRPAPHMDNLVSIYKSMEDDLGINIFVTQNAPPTKSSDGKHHAEDDFSHGFQDRAQKQKTLRGKRSRKTKANLESSGSISIKPSFPNKKRVQVPQSPLSETPTRHEKLEGDLMADRVKQSSKTLKEKPVLNEKGELVLSPFFWLNDKDVENLSQHSSGDQLSDLPSPNVPTFSDIKDSDDENSVRSLPGEVHSTSSNAADLFDSEMFEWTQRACSPELFPSPEMQVADDEHDRVQEKESKEVSQNKKSDELSVKSARSKRNKKSNGNMDFLPDLPTAGTKDVSHEVVSNESDKRVRKTRNLMKRKCATSHTDPGTNISVTSKGSEVFYEEQACENNGGSLAKTCKRSKKGHSSVVTKPTSENVHVLSTRADSRINGDENRVTESPTSIGKNAGSDELSSKKAGNIYKEVNDKNKIDRPVRSKKQKMVSMKKTMLEDVSEIQKQANKDTPTELSPTNLPTDDNQKASESRNKSRKLARKAKSGDRELKSKKKLKASSDGNSKDDTSVEIGEGHGNVNENGNETAEKSKDNHNVITDQSPVQKLLSFTNNVVLKRCEAVPSNIQCAFCLSSEESEASGEIVHYCNGKPVAADHDGRLKVIHVHRTCAEWAPNVYFEDDIAINLEAELTRSRKIKCSCCAIKGAALGCCEKSCRRSFHVTCAKLMPQCRWDTDNFVMLCPIHASSNLPNESPGSQARRKKNPRKQPNVERPKVAAKQDSNIPPDQKFCGSSKKLILCCSSLTNAERESVSGFERLSGLTVLKNWDSSVTHIIASTDENGACRRTLKVLMGILEGKWILSVEFRRVDQRCVCPSVCAGINACTEAMKLVDEEPYEINVDIYGIRDGPRLGRLRLQNKQPKLFEGFKFYFMGDFIPSYKGYLQDLVIAAGGTILQRKPVPEGPKALSAGSPKCQTFIIYSLELPDQCHCSKKSTIFNTRQADAKALATSTGAKVASNSWVLNSIAACKLQNLSDSK